The stretch of DNA TTTCGGATCTGTGTCCTCAATTCTTAAAATCAATTTACCATTGTGTCTTTTTACATATTCCGCATTTGGAACTGCAGCTCTTGAGTGTCCGATATGAAGCGGCCCGCTTGGGTTCGGAGCAAATCTCAAGACGATGTTTTCATGAGTTCCAGGAAGCTCCTGCAAGCCGACTTCTTTAGCTTTAGGCTTTTTGTCTTGAACTTCCACACCTAACTTTTCCATTTCTGAGGCTTGCTCTTCTGGGCTTAACGCATTTACCATTGCTACAATTTTGCCTGACATTGGACCTATCTCTTTTGCCTTGCTTCTAAGTTCCGGTTCGTTTGACATGATTGAACCCATTACAGCACCGGGATTTGCACTTCCCTTATGTTTGGCTGCATTCAACAGGGCATGTTTATAAATAATCTTTTCTAAATCATTCATTTAATCATCACATTTAATTAATTTAATAAAAATAAGCAATATTATTTATTTAATTGAAGATATATAATATTAACGAGAGTAGCTATTAGGAGTAGATAAAAGAAACTTAGGTTGATAAGATGAGTGATGCCGTTAGCCAAGCAAAGCAATATATTGAAGATGATAACTTTAGTGAAGCTCTTAAAATAGCCAGAAAAAGACATGGAAAAGATGATGTCGAATCATACTTACTTATTTTAGATTTATTGATAGATGCAGACCATCTGCCTGCACTTGAAGAGAAAGGATTATACTATCAATATTATGATGAAAGCCATGACAGCGGAGATTACGGTGAAAAGTACTTTGATGCGTATCTGGAAAGGCAGCCAAAATCTGTTAATGTGTTATGTGACAAGGCAATGTCAAGGTTCAACAAGGGAAACATAGATGAATCATTGGAATTCATAGATAAAGCATATAAAAACTATGCGAATTATTCCAAAATTGAAGAGCCGCGCATTTCTAAAAAGGAAGTCTTAATGAGTAAAATTGAACTGCTGATACAGGCCAAACGCTATGAGGATGCATTGAGACTTTTAAACAATTATGAAAATCAGTTTGGAAGCAACCAGAAGTCTGACTTGTACAAAGGCCAAATGCTTCAGAAGAACGGA from Methanobrevibacter sp. YE315 encodes:
- a CDS encoding lipopolysaccharide assembly protein LapB translates to MSDAVSQAKQYIEDDNFSEALKIARKRHGKDDVESYLLILDLLIDADHLPALEEKGLYYQYYDESHDSGDYGEKYFDAYLERQPKSVNVLCDKAMSRFNKGNIDESLEFIDKAYKNYANYSKIEEPRISKKEVLMSKIELLIQAKRYEDALRLLNNYENQFGSNQKSDLYKGQMLQKNGRNEEALEYLNKSLQEEDTLVGFNAKGDALFELGEYKEALKNYKNCLSYESKVEDDLELVTNFNYKAAFCCVNLGDDAEAVKYLNKTINMLNEHGRLPKDIESIYQKCSFEKERIMKKGEVKDEEFRRTMFFSAKTSIMILAVILILYAILKMNGY